GTGGCGGGGCGGTTCGGCGCCCGCCGCTCCGTCTGATCCACCATCTCGTCTCCCTCCCCCGGACTCGCCGACGTCATGATCCCTCGGTCGGATCGGCCTACGGAATGCCGGATCAACGGCTCTCGCCGCCTTCTCCTGGCGAACCAAAGGCAACTAGGCGAAGTCGGTTCACGAAAGTAAGGTCTGAGCGTGGACGACATGGACTGGGCGCTGCTGCGCGAGTTGCAAGCCGACGCGCGGCTGTCCTTCAGCGAGTTGTCCCGGCGGGTGCACCTGTCGCCACCTGCGGTCGCCGAGCGGGTTCGCCGGCTGGAGGAGTCCGGAGTCATCACCGGCTACCACGCCCATGTCGACCTGAGCCGAGCCGGCCGCACCGTGATCGCGCTGATCCGGATGTCCTGCTACGGGGCGCGATGCATCCTGCACGACCCGGCGGTGGCGGGCTGGCCGGAGATCCTGGAGATCCACCGGATCACCGGGGACGCGTGCAGCGTGCTGAAGGTGGCCGCCGGCTCGATCGGCGCGTTCGAGGGCGTCATCGACCGACTCGCCCCGTACGGCCAGCCGTCGAGCACGATGGTCCTGTCGTCCCCGCTGGGCTGGCAGCCGATCACGCCGCTCCCCTCTACTGGGGTCGCCCCGCGTCAGCGCTGACCCACCCCACCCTCGCCGCCTGCGGGTTTGCTCCCGCGCCAGCGGGAAAGCAGGCCGCGTGCCCAGGGGAGGGTTCCGGCGGTCGTCGCCGGTTGGGGGGAAATCATGCAGGGAATCCGCACGATCAACCGCGCGCTCTCGTCCGCACTGACACTGGTCGGGCTGGTCGGGGCGTTCGTCCTGATGTCTGTCGCTCCGGCCCGTGCCGGCGAGAACACCTTCGTCGAGGTGACGCCGAACAGCGCCCAGGCCGGTAGCCGGGTCTCCATCAAGGCGAGCTGCGACAACGACAACAACAACCGCCAGTCCAGCGTGCACTCCGATGCGTTCGGGCACGTGACGCTCAGACCGGACAACGGCTTCCTGACCGCGCAGGCCAGCATTCCGCGTGACAAGCAGGCCGGCGATTACGCGGTGGACCTGCGCTGCCAGAACGGCCAGACGGCCACGACCACCCTGACAGTGCTGAACATGGCGTCGCCCAGCAAGGGACCGGCGACCGGGGGCGGCGGGACGGCCGGCGGTCGCGGCACCGGCTCACTGCTGGTGCTCGGCGGCGTGGCGCTGGTGGCCACTGCGATCGCGCTCGGCATGGCGGGCGGCCGGCGTCGGACCGGAGCCGGCTCCTGAGCCGGACGACCCATGACCCGCAGATCCGCGCGTGCGCGGCCGGACCGCCGCGCCCGCCTCCGGGCCGGGCCGGCGCTGCGCGCCTCCGGCCGGCTGGTGGCCCGCGCCTCCCGCCGGCTGGGCCGCGTCGCCGGTCAGGCCGGGTCGGCCAGCATCGCCACCACCGATCCGACCGCCCAGCCGCTGCGACCGAGGCGTCCGGCCGGGTCGCCGCTGGCCGGACGCCTGATCGGTGCGGGACCAGGGTTGCCGGTCCTGGCCGTCGCCGCGCTGATGGTGCTGATCGTGGCGATGCTCGGCGTCGAGCAGGTGACCGGCATGAGCCTGTTGCCGGACCAGCTCAGCGCCGGCTTCCGACCGCCACCGAAGAAGTTCCCGGTGCTGTCATCCAGCCGTCCGACCAACCTCGCCATTGACACGATCGACGTCGAGGCGCCGGTGCACGACGTGGGCATCGCCCCGGACGGCACCATCGCCGTGCCGGACGCGGCCCGCGCCCAGGAGGCCGGCTGGTACGACCAGGGGCCCACCCCCGGTCAGTACGGCCCGGCCGTGATCGTCGGGCACGTCGACACCACCAGCGGGCCGGCGGTCTTCCACAAGCTTCGCGACCTGCGCTCCGGTGACCAGATCGAGGTCACCCGCACCGACCGGAGCGTGGCGATCTTCGAGGTGGATTCGGTGGAGCGGTTCGACAAGGGGCGGCTGCCGGTGGACGAGGTGTACGGCGACTTCAGCCGTCCGAGCCTGCGACTGATCACCTGCGGCGGCCAGTGGGTCGGCGGCGAGACGGGCTATTCGGACAACGTGGTGGTCTTCGCGTCGCTGACGAAGGCGCGTACAGGTGGTTGACCCGGGTGGATCGGAACCGGGTCAGTTCTGACCGGGGCTTGCCACGGGTAACCCCGCAACCTTGGCGCTCTCGAGCAGTCGCCGGTCATAGCTGACGAAGGCGATGAGTGCCGTTCCGGACTCGTTGGTCAGAACCTGAGCGGTGGCAAGGTGAATGGCGTCGAGGCTGCGTAACGTCGGCTCGGCAAACGCGGCAGCGGTCGCACGGATCGTGCCGTCGATCTCCAGCCGAAAGAGCCGTCCGACGGCCGCCGGCACGCCGACCAACGCCTGCGGGGCTGATCGGCGTAACGCTCTGGGCACTTCGACCTCGACCAGCGCGGAGGAGACCAGGGGGACGTCTCCGTGGGTGTTGAGCCAGGAGACAAGCTCAGCGCTGCACGCCTCCTGCCGAACCAACTTGACGACGGCGGCGGAGTCCAGATAGATCACCAGCGCTCCTCGTCCCGCATCTCGGCGAGCGTGGCAGCCACGTCCACATCCCCGTCACCCAGCTTCGGGGGAAGCGGCACAGAGCCGCCGCCGGTCGGAGCGACGGCTCGCCCCGCAGCTACGAGCTTGGCCAGTACCGACCTGTCGTCACTCACCGGAACCAGTCTGGCGATCGGATGCCCACGATCGGTGATCTCGACGGTTTCGCCGCCACTCACCCGAGCCAGCACCTGACTCGTGTTCTGGTTCAGCTCTCGGACCCCGATGCGTTCCACAGACCGAGTGTAGAACCAGATGTTCTACATTGCCAGATGTTCGCGGTCAGACACCGAAGGTCAGGCTGCCGCTTCGGGCTCCCGCAGGTCCAACCAGTCTGCCCAGCGCGGGTCCGGGGCCCGGTGCCCGAGCACCCGCCAGGCGGTGCCCTTCGGCGCGGCCGGCAGCGCGTGCAACCGCCACCCCATCTCGGCCGGAGTCTTGTCACCCTTGGTGTGGTTGCACCGGGCACAGGCGGCGACCACGTTCTCCCAGGCGTGCCGGCCACCGCGGCTGCGCGGAAAGACGTGGTCGATGGTCTCGGCCGGGCCCCGGCAGTAGGCGCACCGCCACCCGTCCCGGGCGAAGATCGCCCGCCGGGACAGCCCGATGTGCGTCCGGTAGGGCACCCGGACGAAGCGCGTCAACCGGACCACGGACGGCACCGGGAGCGCGTCCCGGGCACTGTGCAGGATGCCGTCACCGTCGGCGACGCAGACCGCCTTGGCGGAGAGGACGAGGATCGCGGCGCGGCGCACCGACACGACACACAGCGGCTCGTAGGTGGCGTTGAGGACCAACGCGCCGGAGCCCACCGTGGGTCGTATGTCAGGCATCGCGCTCACCCTCCCGGTTCAGCGGCTGCTGCGAACCGCCGCCGACCGGGGTCGGGCACGCCGGCCCACCCGGTCGACGCCGGGCCGATCACCGACGTCCGTTGCGCCAATAGTCCCTGATCGGACCCCGGATTGCACGTACTAATCCGGGGTCGGACATGAAGCTCTCTCTCGCACCTGTCACGATGGCCGGTTCGCCCCGTTCCGGTCGTGCCCTCTGCGGCAGTTCACCCGCCGGTGGGTCGGCGGCGGAGTGTCGGGTCCCTTGCGGTACGAAGACAGGGTGAGTGCCGCCAGCGTGACGCCCCTTGCCCTGTCCACCGCCGATTCGGTGAACTGCCAGGGCAGCACCTCCTGCGAGTGGATCTACGACATCACCAGATCGGCCTGGTTCGCCGAGGGCAGTTACTGGATCCTGCTCAAGCCGCTGCGGGTGCTGGTGATCCTGGCGCTGGCGATGGTGGCCCGCTGGGCGCTGCACCGCACCATCAACCGGTTGGTCCGGACGACCACCGAGGGCGCGGTGCCGACGATGCTGCGCCCGCTGCGCGAGCGGGTGCCCAGCACGGCGGGTGACCCGGCGGAGTTCGTGCCCGAGCGGCGACGGCAGCGGGCTGAGGCGATCGGCTCCGTGCTGCGCAGCCTGACCACCGCGTTCGTCTTCGGCATCGCGCTGCTGATGATCCTGCGCGAGTTCAGCTTCGACCTGGCTCCACTGCTGGCCAGCGCGGGGATCGCCGGCGTGGCACTGGGTTTCGGCGCGCAGAGCCTGGTCAAGGACCTGATCGCCGGCCTCTTCATGCTGATCGAGGATCAGTACGGCGTGGGCGACAACGTCGACCTGGGCGAGGCGATGGGCGTGGTCGAGTCGGTCGGGCTGCGGGTCACCACGGTGCGCGACGGTCGCGGGGTGCTCTGGTACATCCGCAACGGCGAGATCATCCGGGTGGGCAACAAGAGTCAGGGTTGGGCCCTCGTGGTGGTGGACCTGCCGATCGGTTTCAACAGCACCGAGGAGGCCACCGCCGTCCTGCGGACCGCGGCCGCCTCGATCGCGGTGGACCCGGAGCTGTCACCGGAGATCGTCGAGGCGCCGGAGGTGCTGGGCGTCGAGCAGGTGACGGTGGACGGCGCGGTCATCCGGACGGTGGTGAAGACCACCGCGGACGGGCAGTTCGCGGTGGGCCGGGAGCTGCGTCGGCGGCTCGCCGAGGCGCTGGAGAACTCGGGGATCACCGCGCAGATCGCGGCTGCTCGTATCTATCCCGGTCTGCCGACCCGGCCGCTGCCCGACAGCGAGACCGGTCAGGGTGGCGCCACCTGACCCAGGCGGAAATGTCCGCCGATGCAGGGTCGCCAGCCGCCCGGCCCCTCAGGTATCGTCCGTTCGTTCAGTCGGGGAAGCGACGATCGATCCGTTCGCCCTAGCCAGTTGTCAGACGATCGGGCAGAATCCGGACCACGCGTTCCCGACGGAGCGTGATCACATACTCGCTGATCCGCAGATCTGACGAGGGCTTCCGGCCTGGCTGCCACGAGCGGCCGAACCGGAGCCGATGGAGGCGACGGTGCCCGACGAGCGACCTTCCGCGGAAGGCCCCGCCACCTTTCGCGAAGTGTTCGCCCAGCACGAGTTTCGGGCCGTGTTCGTGGCTGGTGCTCTCTCCTGGGTCGGTGACTACGTCGCGAAGGCGGCCGTCACCCTGCTCGTCTACCAGCAGACCCGGTCCGTCGCGCTCTCCGCGGCAGCCTTCGCGGTCAGTTTCCTGCCCTGGCTGCTCGGTGGTCCTGTGCTCGCCGCACTGGCGGAGCGGTACCCGTACCGCAAGGTGATGGTGGCATGTGACGTCATCCGCATGCTGCTGATGCTGCTCATCGCCATCCCGAACCTGCCGTACCAGGCGGTGTTGGTGCTGATCTTCGCTGCCACTCTGGCCAACCCGCCCAGCCAGGCGGCGAAGTCCGCGCTGATGCCGCAGATGCTCACCGGGGACCGGCTGGTGCTCGGGCTGTCGCTGAACAGCAGCGTCGGGCAGGCCGCCCAGGTCATCGGGTACGTGTTCGGCGCAGCGGTCGCCTCGATCGACCCGGTGGTCGCGCTGCTGTTCAACGCGGCGACGTTCGGCCTGTCCGCGCTGCTGGTCCGCCTCGGCGTACGCCACCGCCCGGCGTCCATGAACCCTGCGCACCGCAGCCACCTGCTGCAGGAGACGCGCGAGGGGTTCGCCATCGTGTTCCGCACACCGGTGTTGCGGGCGATCGCGGTGCTGGTCTTCAGCGCCATGCTCTTCTCGATCGTCCCGGAGGGGCTCGCCGCCGCCTGGGCCAACGAGGGCGCCAAGGGCGACCTGAGCACGGGCGCGGCGCAGGCGGTGATCATGGTGGCCAACCCCGTGGGCTTCGTCCTGGGCGGGTTGCTGGTGAGCCGGCTGTTCGGGCCGGCCCGCCGGATGAAGCTGATGCGGCCACTCGCGGTGCTCGCCCCACTGGTGCTGGTGCCGGCGCTGCTCGATCCGTCCCCGCTGGTGGTGGCGTTGCTGGCCGCCCTCTGCGGGTTCGCCGTCGCCGGCATGCTGCCGATGGCCAACGGGTTGTTCGTCCAGGCACTGCCCAACGGCTTCCGCGCCCGCGCCTTCGGCGTGATGGCCACCGGTGTCCAGGTCATCCAGGGTGTCGCGGTGCTGGTCACCGGGCTGCTCGCCGAGCGGTTCCCCATCCCGGTGGTGGTCGGGTTGTGGAGCGCGGCCGGAGTGGTGCTCATGGGGGTGGCCGCGCTGCGCTGGCCGGACCGGCAGACCATGGACGACGCGATCGCCGCAGCCACAGCGGCCAACGCCCAGCCGCCGCAGGAACCTGCCAGCCCTGCCAAGGACGACACGGAGGCGGGCACTCCCGAGCCGCGCTCCGGCGACGGGCACCGCCGCCACGCGGTCACCTGACCCCCGGCGTGATCCGACGCACGCCGCACGGGTCGGGCCGGCACGGAGCGCACCTGGCAGGATGGAACGGTGAACCCCGCAGGTGAATCCGACCGTCCTGGTGCGTCGATGACCCTCTTCGAAGCGGTCGGCGGCGAGCCCACCTTCCGCAAGCTGGTCGACGAGTTCTACGCCGGCGTCGCCACCGATCCCCTGCTGCGGCCCATGTACCCGGAGGAAGACCTGGGGCCGGCCGCGGATCGGATGACCCTGTTCCTCATGCAGTACTGGGGCGGCCCCAACACCTACTCCGCCCAGCGCGGCCATCCGCGGCTGCGGATGCGGCACGCGCCCTTCCGGATCGGCGCCGCCGAGCGGGACGCCTGGCTGCGGAACATGCGCCGCGCCGTGGACCGGCTCGACCTCGAGCCGGAGATCGCCGCCACACTCTGGGACTACCTGGAGCGCGCCGCATACTTCATGGTCAACGCCGAGGAGGACCCGGCCAACGGCGGCTGATCGCCGGGCCGAGGTTGCGTCAGAGCAGCGCGCCCTCGTCGTGCAGCCAGTCCACGAAGCTGGTGGCCACCGCCGCGCCGCAGTCGAGCATCTCGACCAGGAGCGCGTCGTGGGTGCCGGCGCCGAGCGGCACCTGGAGCTCGGCGTAGATCGGTAGCTGCCCACGCTCGGTCGGGTCGCCGATGTACGCCTTGCAGAACCGGCGGGTGTGGTTCCACTCGTTGACCACCCGGTATGCCCGGTCGGCCCAGTCCGGCGGGACGGTGGCATGTGGGCGTGCCCGCATGACCAGGATCTCGTCCTCCGGCCCTTCGAGGGTGACCAGCACCGCGTGCCGTTCCCACATGGCCAGCAGGTTGCCGTCGCCGTCGGCCAGGTAGCGCACGTCGAGCAGGTCGAGTGCGTCACAGACCCGGCGCAGACTCACCGGCTCGACGTTGGCGGGCATCTCGGACAGCACCGGCCGCTCATTGGCCGGGCAGTCGTCCCCCGGCTGGCGAGGGCTGGGCGGCCCGACCCGGACCGCGCTCTCCACTGTGATCCCGCTTCGGGTTTCCGGATCGCCGCCGTCGGCGGGACCGGGGCGCCATGACCACCACGGCATCGCTCGCGCACCTCACTCCCCAGCGGATCCAGCCGCCTACGGTGCGTTGGATCCGAGGATGGACGGTACCC
This portion of the Micromonospora zamorensis genome encodes:
- a CDS encoding globin; translation: MNPAGESDRPGASMTLFEAVGGEPTFRKLVDEFYAGVATDPLLRPMYPEEDLGPAADRMTLFLMQYWGGPNTYSAQRGHPRLRMRHAPFRIGAAERDAWLRNMRRAVDRLDLEPEIAATLWDYLERAAYFMVNAEEDPANGG
- a CDS encoding HNH endonuclease — translated: MPDIRPTVGSGALVLNATYEPLCVVSVRRAAILVLSAKAVCVADGDGILHSARDALPVPSVVRLTRFVRVPYRTHIGLSRRAIFARDGWRCAYCRGPAETIDHVFPRSRGGRHAWENVVAACARCNHTKGDKTPAEMGWRLHALPAAPKGTAWRVLGHRAPDPRWADWLDLREPEAAA
- a CDS encoding YbjN domain-containing protein, with product MPWWSWRPGPADGGDPETRSGITVESAVRVGPPSPRQPGDDCPANERPVLSEMPANVEPVSLRRVCDALDLLDVRYLADGDGNLLAMWERHAVLVTLEGPEDEILVMRARPHATVPPDWADRAYRVVNEWNHTRRFCKAYIGDPTERGQLPIYAELQVPLGAGTHDALLVEMLDCGAAVATSFVDWLHDEGALL
- a CDS encoding type II toxin-antitoxin system VapC family toxin, with the translated sequence MIYLDSAAVVKLVRQEACSAELVSWLNTHGDVPLVSSALVEVEVPRALRRSAPQALVGVPAAVGRLFRLEIDGTIRATAAAFAEPTLRSLDAIHLATAQVLTNESGTALIAFVSYDRRLLESAKVAGLPVASPGQN
- a CDS encoding MFS transporter yields the protein MEATVPDERPSAEGPATFREVFAQHEFRAVFVAGALSWVGDYVAKAAVTLLVYQQTRSVALSAAAFAVSFLPWLLGGPVLAALAERYPYRKVMVACDVIRMLLMLLIAIPNLPYQAVLVLIFAATLANPPSQAAKSALMPQMLTGDRLVLGLSLNSSVGQAAQVIGYVFGAAVASIDPVVALLFNAATFGLSALLVRLGVRHRPASMNPAHRSHLLQETREGFAIVFRTPVLRAIAVLVFSAMLFSIVPEGLAAAWANEGAKGDLSTGAAQAVIMVANPVGFVLGGLLVSRLFGPARRMKLMRPLAVLAPLVLVPALLDPSPLVVALLAALCGFAVAGMLPMANGLFVQALPNGFRARAFGVMATGVQVIQGVAVLVTGLLAERFPIPVVVGLWSAAGVVLMGVAALRWPDRQTMDDAIAAATAANAQPPQEPASPAKDDTEAGTPEPRSGDGHRRHAVT
- a CDS encoding Lrp/AsnC family transcriptional regulator codes for the protein MDDMDWALLRELQADARLSFSELSRRVHLSPPAVAERVRRLEESGVITGYHAHVDLSRAGRTVIALIRMSCYGARCILHDPAVAGWPEILEIHRITGDACSVLKVAAGSIGAFEGVIDRLAPYGQPSSTMVLSSPLGWQPITPLPSTGVAPRQR
- a CDS encoding mechanosensitive ion channel family protein, which translates into the protein MRYEDRVSAASVTPLALSTADSVNCQGSTSCEWIYDITRSAWFAEGSYWILLKPLRVLVILALAMVARWALHRTINRLVRTTTEGAVPTMLRPLRERVPSTAGDPAEFVPERRRQRAEAIGSVLRSLTTAFVFGIALLMILREFSFDLAPLLASAGIAGVALGFGAQSLVKDLIAGLFMLIEDQYGVGDNVDLGEAMGVVESVGLRVTTVRDGRGVLWYIRNGEIIRVGNKSQGWALVVVDLPIGFNSTEEATAVLRTAAASIAVDPELSPEIVEAPEVLGVEQVTVDGAVIRTVVKTTADGQFAVGRELRRRLAEALENSGITAQIAAARIYPGLPTRPLPDSETGQGGAT
- a CDS encoding class F sortase — protein: MRASGRLVARASRRLGRVAGQAGSASIATTDPTAQPLRPRRPAGSPLAGRLIGAGPGLPVLAVAALMVLIVAMLGVEQVTGMSLLPDQLSAGFRPPPKKFPVLSSSRPTNLAIDTIDVEAPVHDVGIAPDGTIAVPDAARAQEAGWYDQGPTPGQYGPAVIVGHVDTTSGPAVFHKLRDLRSGDQIEVTRTDRSVAIFEVDSVERFDKGRLPVDEVYGDFSRPSLRLITCGGQWVGGETGYSDNVVVFASLTKARTGG
- a CDS encoding type II toxin-antitoxin system Phd/YefM family antitoxin; its protein translation is MERIGVRELNQNTSQVLARVSGGETVEITDRGHPIARLVPVSDDRSVLAKLVAAGRAVAPTGGGSVPLPPKLGDGDVDVAATLAEMRDEERW